The following are from one region of the Aspergillus luchuensis IFO 4308 DNA, chromosome 4, nearly complete sequence genome:
- a CDS encoding uncharacterized protein (COG:S;~EggNog:ENOG410Q287) produces the protein MHSVLQDADTSLSFSSSSYPFSAFVKHPEIMDPRGMRKKVAEAAARLRLSKARRDLAKLKAAKKMIEEERAEAAAERAAAELNDTEYIRWPAFRVMETIPEISETKSVDIQVHGMKARVYLSRPDEDIVPLRYLKRADKDKIVHRAVWIFRIARNGRRVNQNRWPTLETIFFDVFRNLKNSPQWDKGLFEDEAGSAATCPTNLEFRQARYNQDNVLHALISELFFNVDVMHPTSKPMLWFHLYPKVMGEYLEYWTGYKEKRQDGPCTSGRVVVDYYPDAMYARTVLPMTTTLTDNQPLHKTLSQNFQLHLGQLLTNLHHMHIHRHHLPDQEVFLINLHGSRLHVQRAIFPSSKISRIYCKKYKPVDNSNTELHTFRAGDATRRYTEQDLEHDIDQLDWLHTLKEERTEAPDEDDAPVFRVLASKEYDLWKKTDWHAALKLLAGLNRYLMGGRAKCGVMQNMFEKFPLEEVESQPVESSSSSAARR, from the exons ATGCACTCTGTGCTGCAAGATGCAGACACGTCCctatccttctcatcatcctcatatcCCTTCTCTGCATTCGTGAAACACCCAGAGATCATGGATCCCCGGGGTATGCGGAAGAAGGTGGCCGAAGCCGCGGCGCGTCTCAGACTCTCCAAAGCTAGGAGGGATCTCGCGAAGCTGAAAGCTGCGAAAAAGATGATTGAAGAGGAGcgagcagaagcagctgcagaaagaGCTGCCGCGGAGCTTAACGATACTGAATACATCAGATGGCCAGCCTTCAGAGTCATGGAAACGATCCCGGAGATCTCTGAGACAAAGTCCGTTGATATCCAAGTCCACGGCATGAAGGCCAGGGTTTATTTAAGCCGTCCTGACGAAGATATCGTGCCGCTGCGGTACCTCAAAAGAGCAGACAAAGATA AGATCGTCCACCGCGCTGTCTGGATCTTCCGCATCGCCAGAAATGGACGTCGAGTCAATCAGAATAGATGGCCTACCCTCGAGACCATTTTCTTCGACGTCTTCCGTAACCTCAAGAATTCTCCTCAGTGGGATAAAGGTCTCTTCGAGGACGAGGCAGGCAGTGCTGCAACCTGTCCAACCAATCTTGAATTCAGACAAGCACGTTACAACCAAGACAACGTACTTCATGCTCTCATATCCGAGCTGTTCTTCAACGTGGATGTCATGCACCCGACTTCAAAGCCTATGCTTTGGTTCCACCTCTA TCCAAAAGTCATGGGAGAATATCTCGAATATTGGACCGGATATAAGGAGAAACGTCAAGACGGACCCTGTACCTCCGGCCGCGTCGTCGTTGATTATTATCCCGATGCTATGTACGCACGCACCGTCCTGCCAATGACAACT accCTCACCGacaaccaacccctccacaaAACCCTCTCCCAAAACTTCCAACTCCACCTCGGCCAACTCCTAACCAACCTGCACCACATGCAcatccaccgccaccacctcccgGACCAAGAAGTCTTCCTAATCAACCTCCACGGCAGCAGACTCCACGTGCAACGCGCCATATTCCCCAGTTCCAAGATCTCACGCATCTACTGCAAGAAGTACAAGCCCGTCGACAATTCCAACACCGAACTGCACACTTTCCGCGCCGGAGACGCCACTCGCCGCTACACCGAGCAAGATCTCGAGCACGATATTGATCAACTCGATTGGCTCCACACTCTCAAAGAGGAGAGAACCGAGGCTCCGGACGAAGATGACGCCCCCGTGTTCCGCGTGCTCGCTAGCAAGGAATATGATCTCTGGAAAAAGACCGATTGGCATGCCGCGTTGAAGCTGTTGGCTGGCCTCAATCGTTATTTGATGGGCGGCCGCGCTAAGTGTGGTGTTATGCAGAATATGTTTGAGAAGTTTccgctggaggaggtggagtcgCAGCCTGTGgagtcgtcgtcgtcgt
- a CDS encoding uncharacterized protein (COG:J;~EggNog:ENOG410PQ35;~InterPro:IPR006175,IPR006056,IPR035959;~PFAM:PF01042), translating to MSKATRIPIRTQKAPLPPPFLSQGIVVGDMVYCSGQVGVNPATGKMVEGSIQARTKQILNNLSAVLEAGGSSLQDAVKVNIFLADMNDFAAVNEVYSSFFADPKPARTCVAVKTLPMGTDVEIECAGVVSSVPSRGSRL from the exons ATGTCCAAAGCAACCAGAATCCCCATCCGCACCCAAAAGGCCCCTCTCCCACCGCCATTCCTCTCCCAGGGCATCGTCGTCGGCGACATGGTCTACTGCTCTGGGCAGGTGGGCGTAAACCCTGCTACAGGCAAGATGGTTGAGGGATCAATTCAAGCAAGAACG AAACAAATCCTCAACAACCTGAGTGCCGTCCTTGAAGCAGGCGGCTCTAGTCTCCAGGATGCCGTGAAAGTCAACATATTCCTGGCTGATATGAATGACTTTGCCGCTGTCAATGAAGTCTATAGTTCCTTTTTCGCGGATCCGAAACCG GCTCGTACATGCGTTGCGGTCAAGACATTGCCAATGGGGACTGATGTGGAGATTGAGTGTGCTGGGGTGGTGAGCAGTGTGCCAAGTCGAGGGTCTCGTCTGTGA